The DNA region ATCACCCCATCCTCAACAGTGTTAAAGATGTCTTTGGTCCCAGCGATGTCTATGGCGTACGCAACCTGACTGATAAAGATACTATCCTCATGCGTGGTGCTGTAACACAAACTCTCGCTCCCGACTCAAAAAATGTTCCTGGCAAACAAAACAATCCCATGCAGCCCCTTGCTTGGCTCCACCCTTACCAAGTTGAAGGCGGAAAAGCTGGTCTTACTTTTACTACGACCATGGGAGCTTCTGTTGATCTCGTAAGCGAAGACCTCAGACGCATGCTCATCAATGCTAATTACTTTCTTTTGAAAAAAGACGTTCCTCAGAAAGCCAAAGTCGATTACATCGACCCCTTCTACCCAGGTTTCTATGGCTTCGATCGTAAAGTTTGGAAACAAAGAAAACTAAATACTGCAACTTTTTCTTTGGGTCAATCACCTTATTACCCTGATGTTCCAAAGTCGCCAAAATGGCCCTTTCGCACTACTCCTTCAGAAAAAGTCGTGGAAATCCCGGCTCAAAAAAAAAAGTAATTCCGGGGTCAACTAACCTATCTGATAAAACATTTTCGAATGAAAAACAGATCTCTTTTGAAAACAAATTTAAAGACTATGAGCTCAACTTCGATTATGCTTCTGAAAAAGCTCATGACCCAAGCTCAGTTATTGTTAAGCTAAACTCAAAAGTCAGCGTAGAATTGCCCGACTTGAAACAAGCGGGCAAGTGGTCGTCAATCACACTTAATCTCCAAAACCCGACTGCTAGCTCAACTAAAATTGAACTTTGGATTGATGGCAAAGTAAGCAAAGATTTTCAACTAAAACAAGTTCAAAACATCCCTCGCGTTTTCCCCAAACAACAGAGTAAGAGAATTGACCTAAGCGGCGATAATGATTTTACTTTTTTCACTCGCTTTAAAACGACAAAAAATGGAACTCTCTTCTCTAAATGTAATAACACAGGCCGCTGGATCCCAAAAGGAAAAACGCTGTATATTGAAGATGGAGCGCTAGTTTACGATATTGGCTGGCTAGGCGAAATAAGAGCTGGCAAAAATTTTAATGATGGCAAATGGCATAGCGCTGTAGTCACTAATCAAAACGGAACTGTAACACTTTACGCTGATGGCCAAAAATTGGCTGAACGAAAAAACTTTTCAGCTCCCGACCAAGAAAGTTTCGTATTCAAAATTGGAGAGGCGGCAGATAATTTTGGAGGAGCTTTCTCGGGAACTATTCAACAAGTGGCCTTCTCTCAAAAACTCTTGCAAAATCCCAAAAATTTGAGTTTCCAGACCTTTGTCAATCAAAGTGATTTTTCATGGAAAAACCAAGCTCCTAAAGACGAAAAAATTAGTATTAGTACAGAAAGTCCAAACCTTCATTTCACCAACATACAAATTCGTCCCCTGCCAACAAGTGACCTCAAAAAGGAAATTTCCTCCTGGAGTGAGCTAAGTATGAAACGAGGTCAGAAAGTCTATAATGGCTTGTGTATCACCTGTCATGGCGACACTTCAAAAGAAGGTGCCCTCCCGACAGCTATCAAATTCCATGAAGGTCAATTTAAAAATGGCTCTGATCCCTTGAGTATTTACAATACTTTAACTCACGGTTACGGACAAATGCTGCCTCAAGCCTGGATGACTGATCAACAAAAAATGGATGTCATCAACTATATTCGCGAAACTCAAATTTTTGGCAGAAATGATTCTCAGTACTTCAAAATCACACCCCAATACCTCGATCAACTTCCAAAAGCGCTCATAACAAAAAATAAACCAGTGAAAAAAGTTAAACCAAAACCCTATCTTGATATGAATTTTGGGGATAGCTTAACCATGACTCTTGAACTCCAGAAAAATAATATCGTAAAAAAGGGCATTATCAGTCGCCTAGACCAAGGAGACGGCGGAGTCTCCAAAGGTAATACATGGGCCATTTTTGACCAAGATACACTGCAACTAGCCGGTTTGTGGCAAGGAAAAGACTTTATCGATTGGCGGAGTATAGCCTTCGATGGCTCCCATGGAACACACCCAGCGATAAAAGGCGAGCTTCTTTACGCTAATCCTCAGGCACCCGGATGGGCAAATCCTGATAATGGATCCTGGGAGGATCTACGCTTCATCGCTAAAGATAAACGCAGGTATGGGCCTTTACCTAAAACTTGGGCACATTACAAAGGACTTTACCACTATGGTGACAAACGTATTCATCACTATTCTGTTGGTGAATCAAAAGTCCTTGATTGTCCAACATGGAATCAAAACAATCAGACCCTTCAGCGCATCTTGAACATTAGTAATATCCAAAAAGAGCTCATTCATCGCGTAGCGCCTACTTCAATAAAATGTAATGTCATTTCTTCTGATCAATTCCAACTCTATCAAGAAGCAGGTTTCCATTATCTAAAAATAAATGCCGGTCAAAAGGAGTTTAATGGCACGATACTACTAAGTAATAACGACATTAAAATTGCAGACTTCGCAAAGGAAAACTTAAACCTTAAAAAATACACTAATGGTGGCCCTAATCCTTGGACAGATAAATTATCTGCTGAACTAAAACCCGCTGACGATAACTTTGCCTATGTTAAAGATGAATTCCTGCTTCCTCAAAATAACTCTTGGAAAAGCTGGATGCGCCTCACGGGTATTGACTTTATCAATGGAGGTAAATCCGCACTCATCTGTACTTGGGAAGGAGAA from Lentisphaera araneosa HTCC2155 includes:
- a CDS encoding DUF6797 domain-containing protein, which codes for MALSHYSFRKSRGNPGSKKKVIPGSTNLSDKTFSNEKQISFENKFKDYELNFDYASEKAHDPSSVIVKLNSKVSVELPDLKQAGKWSSITLNLQNPTASSTKIELWIDGKVSKDFQLKQVQNIPRVFPKQQSKRIDLSGDNDFTFFTRFKTTKNGTLFSKCNNTGRWIPKGKTLYIEDGALVYDIGWLGEIRAGKNFNDGKWHSAVVTNQNGTVTLYADGQKLAERKNFSAPDQESFVFKIGEAADNFGGAFSGTIQQVAFSQKLLQNPKNLSFQTFVNQSDFSWKNQAPKDEKISISTESPNLHFTNIQIRPLPTSDLKKEISSWSELSMKRGQKVYNGLCITCHGDTSKEGALPTAIKFHEGQFKNGSDPLSIYNTLTHGYGQMLPQAWMTDQQKMDVINYIRETQIFGRNDSQYFKITPQYLDQLPKALITKNKPVKKVKPKPYLDMNFGDSLTMTLELQKNNIVKKGIISRLDQGDGGVSKGNTWAIFDQDTLQLAGLWQGKDFIDWRSIAFDGSHGTHPAIKGELLYANPQAPGWANPDNGSWEDLRFIAKDKRRYGPLPKTWAHYKGLYHYGDKRIHHYSVGESKVLDCPTWNQNNQTLQRILNISNIQKELIHRVAPTSIKCNVISSDQFQLYQEAGFHYLKINAGQKEFNGTILLSNNDIKIADFAKENLNLKKYTNGGPNPWTDKLSAELKPADDNFAYVKDEFLLPQNNSWKSWMRLTGIDFINGGKSALICTWEGEVWQLDGITQNEGQVTWTRIATGLYQPLGLKVFKGKIYVGCRDQIAILNDLNNDGAIDYYENFNNDHQVTEHYHEFAMGLQTDKEGNFYYAKSARHAKEGLVPHHGTLLKVSADGAKTEIIANGFRAANGVCVNDDGSFFVTDQEGHWTPKNRINWVQKGGFYGNYLGYHNAKSSSDTDMQEPMIWLTNKFNRSPGELMWAKSDRWGPLAGQLLELSYGMGQIFLNLIEDKDGIKQGGQIKIPNMDFNTGIMRGRFNPRDGQLYALGMFSWAANKRQFGGFYRVRYTNQKLLMPTELKTTDKKITLSFPESLGQVAQSDLEIKSWHIERTKSYGSPHQNERTIPITSITQSQDNKTLTLHCPDLKPTRCMSIKGKLKTTDGKVFDFEINNTIHHL